The DNA region AAACAGTACTGGTGATTAGCCACGATGATCGCTATTTTCATTTAGCAGATCGAATTATCAAACTTGACTATGGAAAAATAGAATACGACAAAACTTAATGTACTAGCAAAAACACACTTCATTATTCGGTGTCATTTCTGCTTTATATTTTTCTCCAAAAGCAATTAAACAAACTTTTATTTTTTCAATTTATGCTGTTTTTCTAAATGCACTTATTCTGCTAACGCGATAAAATCCTCATATAATCGCAGTCCTAAATTATTTGTGAAAATTATATCTCTTTTTTCTTCCTTTCCTTTGTGTCATTCTCTAACGGGACACTACGCGTTCGCGTAGCGTTCCGAAGGAAAGGCAGTTCGTTTTTTAATTTATATTTTTCATAACTCAAATAGGATTGTTAAATTTAATTCCAGTTAATCGCTTTAACTCATGCAAATATGATTTATATTTGTAGAAAATATTGATAGCAATTGATCCACGAGAAATTCACTGAATTTATTTATATTTCCTCAAAATTTATTTAAAAGGTAGGTCTAATAACCATGTTTGTATCTAACTTTTTAAGAATTTCTCATTCAATTATCATTGATTTTCTCGTAATTTTATGCATATTCTCTGTCTGCTTTTATCACTATGCAATTTATGCAGCAATAACCTTTTTTGGTCATCCCCAGCCAACGGATCGAGAGTTTCATCCACCTGTTAGTATCCTCAAACCTCTTTGTGGAGTTGATAGCGATGCTTATGAAAACCTAGCCTCATTTTGTCAGCAGGACTATCCAGAATATCAAATCATCTTTGCTGTGCGAAATTCTAAAGACCCTTGCATAGAGGTTGTAGAGAAAATCATCCATAATTATTCAGATTTGGATATTCTGCTGATAGTAAGCGATCGCGTCATCGGTACAAACCTCAAAGTTAGCAACTTGGCCAATGCCGCAGCCAAAGCTAAATACGAAATTTTAGTCCTTGCTGATAGTGATATCCGAGTTGGAACAGACTATTTACAAAGAGTTATCCAGCCGTTACAAGATGAAAGCGTTGGTGTCGTTACCTGTATGTATCGATCCTTAACTCAAGGATGGGTATCGACATTCGAGGCTATTGGTACTAGCACTGAGTTTCATGCTGGGGTTTTAGTCAGCAATATTCAAGAAAACGGTATAAAATATGCCTTTGGTTCCACTATTGCCATCCCTAAAAAAGTACTAGAAGCTATTGGTGGATTTGAAGCAATTGCTGATTATCTGGCAGATGATTTCCAACTTGGCTATCTACCTGTTCAAGCAGGTTACAAGGTTGTACTTTCCGACTATGTAGTTGAACATGTACAAAAAAGCAACAACTTAGTTGATGCTATCAAGCGCCAGATCCGTTGGGCGCGTGGTAAACGAATTTCTCGTCCTTGGGGTTATCTAGGACTAATTTTTACCTACGGTGTAGTCACCAGTTTGCTGCTGCTGATTGCCACCAATGGTTCAATACTAGGATGGGTAGGACTATGTATCTGTTGGGTAACAAGATTGGTGATGGCTTGGGTTGTTGGTACTATTAGTCTGAAAGATCCAATTGTCAAAAAGTTTCTGTGGCTCATTCCTGGGCGCGACTTGTTAAGCTTTGTTATTTGGTGTTTTGGCTTTATCGGAAACACTATAGAGTGGCGGGGGCAGCAACTAAAGCTTACTAAAGAGGGAAAGCTACTACTACAAGAAGACAGAAGTTCTCAATTATCAATTAAAGTTTTGATTAGTAAACTGTAGCGAAAGTGATGTTGTTCCCTGCCCCCTGCCCCCTGCGGTCTAAATGATAAGAATACCAATTTGAAAAAAGAATGCGACAAATAGACCATTTGTAGAGACGCGATTCATCGCGTCTTTACCCAAGGATGTGTTGCAATCATTAATTGAATTGGTAGAACTATAGGAAATTTCCGGGGTTTCAAGTTTTGTTAATGTATTGGAATCGTAATTATAAACTCGGCTCCTGCTCCTGGTGCTGAGATACACTGGA from Nostoc commune NIES-4072 includes:
- the hpnI gene encoding bacteriohopanetetrol glucosamine biosynthesis glycosyltransferase HpnI, with the protein product MFVSNFLRISHSIIIDFLVILCIFSVCFYHYAIYAAITFFGHPQPTDREFHPPVSILKPLCGVDSDAYENLASFCQQDYPEYQIIFAVRNSKDPCIEVVEKIIHNYSDLDILLIVSDRVIGTNLKVSNLANAAAKAKYEILVLADSDIRVGTDYLQRVIQPLQDESVGVVTCMYRSLTQGWVSTFEAIGTSTEFHAGVLVSNIQENGIKYAFGSTIAIPKKVLEAIGGFEAIADYLADDFQLGYLPVQAGYKVVLSDYVVEHVQKSNNLVDAIKRQIRWARGKRISRPWGYLGLIFTYGVVTSLLLLIATNGSILGWVGLCICWVTRLVMAWVVGTISLKDPIVKKFLWLIPGRDLLSFVIWCFGFIGNTIEWRGQQLKLTKEGKLLLQEDRSSQLSIKVLISKL